A genome region from Pseudomonas sp. S06B 330 includes the following:
- a CDS encoding lipid-transfer protein, with amino-acid sequence MSQKPYVVGVGMIPFVKPGTSGTYIEMGSQAVRLALEDAGLDYTFIQQAYAGYVYGDSTCGQAALYEVGMSGIPLVNVNNNCSTGSSALFLARQAVESGAVDCALAFGFEQMQPGALKSVWDDRPRATTHMTQSVIDELCADVAGIPSALQMFGGAGREHMQKYGTQMSTFAAIRAKASRHASNNPLALFRKVVTTEDVMNDQVIWPGVMTRLMACPPTCGAAAAIICSEAFAKKHGLNTDVVILAQSLTTDTAVCHEAMSMIEVVGFDMAQRAAQAVYEKAGVDPQDIRVVELHDCFAHNELLTYESLGLCAVGGAERFVLDGDNSYGGQVVTNPSGGLLSKGHPLGATGLAQCYELTHQLRGTADKRQVEGASLALQHNLGLGGACVVTLYGRS; translated from the coding sequence ATGTCGCAGAAACCTTACGTTGTCGGCGTTGGTATGATTCCGTTCGTCAAGCCAGGCACCAGCGGTACCTATATTGAGATGGGTTCGCAGGCGGTGCGCCTGGCCCTGGAAGACGCTGGCTTGGATTACACCTTCATCCAGCAAGCCTACGCCGGTTATGTCTACGGTGATTCCACCTGTGGCCAGGCAGCGTTGTATGAAGTCGGCATGAGCGGTATCCCGTTGGTCAACGTCAACAACAACTGTTCCACCGGCTCCAGTGCCTTGTTCCTGGCACGTCAGGCGGTGGAGAGCGGGGCGGTGGACTGTGCCCTGGCCTTTGGCTTCGAGCAGATGCAGCCCGGGGCGCTGAAGAGTGTCTGGGATGACCGCCCGCGTGCCACCACGCACATGACCCAGTCGGTGATAGATGAGCTGTGCGCCGATGTCGCCGGTATCCCGAGTGCTTTGCAGATGTTTGGCGGTGCTGGCCGTGAGCACATGCAAAAGTACGGTACGCAGATGAGTACCTTTGCCGCTATTCGCGCCAAGGCCAGCCGTCATGCGAGCAACAACCCGCTGGCCCTGTTCCGCAAGGTTGTGACGACCGAAGACGTGATGAACGATCAAGTGATCTGGCCGGGTGTCATGACCCGTCTGATGGCCTGCCCGCCAACCTGCGGTGCGGCGGCGGCGATCATTTGCTCCGAAGCGTTTGCCAAGAAACATGGCCTGAACACCGATGTGGTGATCCTGGCGCAGTCGTTGACTACCGATACGGCGGTTTGTCATGAAGCGATGTCGATGATTGAGGTGGTGGGTTTTGACATGGCGCAACGGGCTGCGCAGGCCGTGTACGAGAAGGCCGGCGTTGATCCGCAGGACATTCGTGTGGTCGAACTGCACGACTGCTTTGCTCATAACGAGCTGCTGACGTACGAGTCCCTGGGGCTGTGTGCAGTGGGTGGCGCTGAGCGTTTTGTGCTGGATGGTGACAACAGCTATGGCGGTCAGGTGGTGACCAACCCGTCGGGTGGACTGTTGTCCAAGGGGCATCCGTTGGGGGCCACCGGTCTTGCTCAGTGCTATGAGCTGACTCACCAGTTGCGCGGTACCGCCGATAAGCGCCAGGTTGAAGGGGCCAGCCTGGCCCTGCAGCATAACCTGGGGTTGGGGGGCGCTTGTGTGGTGACCTTGTACGGTCGCAGCTGA